The Lucilia cuprina isolate Lc7/37 chromosome 5, ASM2204524v1, whole genome shotgun sequence genome includes a window with the following:
- the LOC111681122 gene encoding cuticle protein 8-like, translating to MAKFIIVLCAFIACAAAKPGVVAPLAYTAPVAAPLAYTAPVAAPLAYTAPVAAAYAATPVAYANAHLDAAYASSRVDIKQNYNAAVVPATYAAAAAVPVATPFAAPVAPVAPVAPLKYTAAPVLL from the exons ATGGCCAAATTC atCATTGTTTTGTGCGCTTTCATTGCCTGTGCTGCCGCTAAACCCGGTGTTGTAGCTCCTTTGGCTTACACTGCTCCCGTTGCCGCTCCTTTGGCTTATACTGCTCCCGTTGCTGCTCCTTTGGCCTATACTGCCCCCGTTGCTGCTGCTTACGCCGCCACCCCTGTTGCTTATGCTAATGCTCATTTGGATGCCGCTTATGCCAGCAGCCGTGTTGACATCAAGCAAAACTACAATGCTGCTGTAGTTCCAGCCACCTATGCTGCCGCCGCTGCTGTTCCAGTTGCCACTCCTTTCGCTGCTCCCGTAGCCCCCGTTGCTCCTGTCGCTCCTCTTAAATACACTGCTGCCCctgttttgttgtaa
- the LOC111681123 gene encoding larval cuticle protein F1-like yields MFKYAVVIFAVIACAAAKPGLIGAPLAYTAPAAVVAAPAPVVTATSSQVIARNYNGIASAPIVAPVAAPVVAKTVAPVAVAAPLAYSAPVVAKYAAAAPLAYSAPFTYAAAPAPVLF; encoded by the exons ATGTTCAAATAC GCCGTTGTTATCTTCGCTGTAATTGCTTGCGCTGCTGCCAAACCCGGTTTGATTGGCGCTCCTTTGGCTTACACTGCTCCCGCCGCTGTTGTAGCAGCCCCAGCTCCAGTAGTTACCGCCACCAGCAGTCAAGTTATTGCCCGTAATTATAATGGTATTGCCAGTGCTCCAATTGTTGCCCCTGTTGCTGCTCCTGTCGTTGCTAAAACTGTTGCTCCAGTAGCTGTAGCTGCTCCTTTGGCCTACTCTGCTCCTGTTGTAGCTAAATATGCTGCCGCTGCTCCTTTAGCCTATTCTGCACCTTTTACTTATGCTGCTGCTCCAGCtccagttttgttttaa
- the LOC111681120 gene encoding pupal cuticle protein C1B-like isoform X2, translated as MFKFAVVIFAVIACAAAKPGLVAPLAYTAPSAVVAAPAGVVTATSSQYIARNHNGIVSTPVVAPVATPVVAKTLAYTAPVAAAYTAPVVAKYAAAYSHPLAYSTPVVAKYGAAYSHPLAYSAPLTYAAAPAPVLF; from the exons atgttcaaattt GCCGTTGTCATCTTCGCCGTCATTGCCTGTGCTGCTGCCAAGCCCGGTTTAGTTGCTCCTTTGGCTTACACTGCTCCATCCGCCGTTGTAGCTGCCCCCGCTGGTGTTGTTACTGCCACCAGTAGTCAATATATTGCTCGCAACCACAATGGTATTGTCTCCACCCCTGTTGTTGCTCCAGTAGCTACCCCTGTTGTTGCCAAAACTCTTGCCTACACTGCCCCTGTTGCTGCTGCTTATACTGCTCCTGTTGTAGCCAAATATGCTGCTGCTTACTCTCATCCCTTGGCCTACTCTACCCCTGTTGTTGCCAAATACGGCGCCGCTTACTCCCATCCCTTGGCCTACTCAGCTCCTTTGACTTATGCCGCTGCCCCAGCTCCagttttgttctaa
- the LOC111681127 gene encoding uncharacterized protein LOC111681127 produces MFKFAFVIFALIACAAAKPGLLTAAPLAYTAPVVATPAGVVTATSSQFIARNHNGIATAPVVAPVAAPVVAKTVAYTAPVAAPLAYSASLPLSYAAAPVLL; encoded by the exons atgttcaaattc GCCTTTGTTATCTTTGCCCTTATTGCTTGTGCTGCTGCTAAGCCTGGCTTATTGACTGCTGCTCCTTTGGCTTACACTGCTCCTGTTGTAGCTACACCCGCCGGTGTTGTTACTGCCACCAGTAGCCAGTTCATTGCTCGCAACCACAATGGTATTGCCACTGCTCCCGTTGTTGCCCCCGTTGCCGCCCCTGTTGTTGCCAAAACTGTTGCTTACACTGCTCCAGTTGCTGCTCCTTTGGCTTACTCAGCTTCCTTGCCTTTGTCTTATGCTGCCGCTCCAGTTTTGTTGTAA
- the LOC124420306 gene encoding cuticle protein 16.5-like, translating to MFKFAVVIFALIACAAAQPGLLSAPLAYTAPAAVVAAPAGVVTATSSQFVARNHNGIVSTPVVAPVAAPVVAKTFAAPLTYSDPVVAKYAAPLAYSAPLSYAAAPVLL from the exons atgttcaaattt GCCGTTGTTATCTTTGCCCTCATTGCCTGCGCTGCTGCCCAGCCTGGGTTGTTGTCTGCTCCTTTGGCTTACACTGCTccagctgctgttgttgctgcccCAGCCGGTGTTGTTACCGCCACCAGCAGTCAATTTGTTGCTCGTAATCACAATGGTATTGTTTCTACCCCAGTTGTTGCTCCTGTAGCCGCCCCTGTTGTTGCCAAGACCTTTGCTGCTCCTTTGACTTACTCTGATCCAGTTGTAGCTAAATATGCTGCTCCTTTGGCTTACTCTGCACCTTTGTCATATGCTGCTGCTCcagttttgttgtaa